From a region of the Phaseolus vulgaris cultivar G19833 chromosome 6, P. vulgaris v2.0, whole genome shotgun sequence genome:
- the LOC137833186 gene encoding equilibrative nucleotide transporter 3-like, with product MDASDYCGAPKKPQGEYEAMIICFILGIGSLVSWNSMLTIADYYYTVFPKYHPARVLTLVYQPFAIGTMIILAYYESKINTRKRNLAGFTLFFISIFLVLVVDLATSGKGGIGPYIGICVLAACFGIADAQVEGGMVGELYFMCPEFIQSYLAGLAASGALISVLRMVTKAAFEKSNDGLRKGAILFLAISSLIELVCIFLYAIYFTKLPIVKYYRSKAAVEGSKTVAADLAAAGISTETKDQGGDKQQERLSNKILFHENLDYAVDIFFIYAVTLAIFPGFLYENTGTHGLGTWYSVVLIAMYNVMDLISRYIPIVPWLKLESRKGLLIAVFSRFLLIPAFYFTAKYGAQGWMIFLTSFLGLTNGYLTVCVLTVAPRGYKGPEQNALGNLLVLCLLSGICVGAVLDWLWIIGKGTF from the exons ATGGATGCCAGTGATTACTGTGGAGCACCAAAAAAACCCCAG GGAGAATATGAAGCAATGATAATTTGTTTCATTCTTGGAATCGGGTCCCTTGTTTCCTGGAACAGCATGTTGACTATAGCAGATTACTATTACACAGTGTTTCCC AAATATCATCCTGCAAGGGTACTTACCTTGGTCTATCAACCATTTGCAATTGGAACAATGATAATACTGGCATACTATGAGTCCAAGATCAATACTAGAAAGCGGAATTTGGCTGGATTCACTCTTTTCTTTATTAGCATTTTCCTTGTTCTTGTT GTGGATCTAGCAACATCAGGGAAAGGTGGAATTGGACCTTATATTGGTATATGTGTGCTTGCTGCTTGTTTTGGAATAGCAGATGCTCAGGTCGAAGGTGGCATGGTAGGAGAGCTATATTTTATGTGCCCTGAGTTTATTCAG TCCTACCTTGCTGGTTTGGCAGCATCAGGGGCTCTGATTTCTGTTCTGAGAATGGTGACCAAGGCAGCTTTCGAGAAATCTAATGATGGACTTCGCAAGGGAGCAA TACTATTCTTGGCAATTTCCTCACTCATTGAGTTAGTTTGTATCTTCCTGTATGCAATCTACTTCACCAAATTGCCCATAGTGAAATATTACCGTTCAAAAGCAGCGGTAGAGGGATCAAAAACTGTTGCAGCTGACCTTGCTGCTGCTGGAATTAGTACAGAGACTAAAGATCAG GGTGGTGATAAGCAACAAGAGCGGTTGAgcaacaaaatattatttcatgAGAACCTTGATTATGCagttgatatattttttatatatgcagTAACACTGGCAATCTTCCCTGGATTTTTGTATGAAAATACTGGAACACATGGTTTAGGCACATG GTACTCAGTTGTTTTGATAGCTATGTATAATGTAATGGATTTGATATCAAGATATATTCCCATTGTGCCATGGCTGAAGTTGGAATCAAGAAAGGGTCTACTAATAGCAGTCTTTTCTCGATTCTTGCTGATTCCAGCATTCTACTTTACAGCAAAATATGGTGCGCAAGGATGGATGATTTTTCTCACCTCCTTTCTGGGACTCACCAATGGCTATCTCACTGTGTGTGTTCTTACTGTGGCACCAAGAGGTTACAAG GGTCCAGAGCAGAATGCTTTGGGTAATTTGCTTGTCTTGTGTCTTTTAAGTGGCATATGTGTTGGAGCTGTTCTTGACTGGTTATGGATCATTGGTAAAGGAACATTCTGA